Proteins encoded by one window of Nocardia goodfellowii:
- a CDS encoding phage baseplate assembly protein V codes for MLIEESSRHVGRYYGKYRATVLANADAEQRGMLEVEVPDVFGTGVRVSAEACLPYGTYMAPPVGAGVFVEFEAGDPESPLWTAVVLNPDAQAKVSADTVLIKHTGDGLISIDEKGGVLLSSPAGSYLHLDAAGESATLAEGHGNFLAMGDKGIGVINAEGAVVNVTGDTVHIRAAKVVLEATTVALGAGATDTAVLGSGMEALWTLLVSHVHPPGGPSPQLAVLPKLVPGVHLSSSVVVK; via the coding sequence ATGCTGATCGAGGAGAGCAGCCGCCACGTCGGACGCTACTACGGCAAGTACCGCGCCACCGTACTGGCGAATGCCGATGCCGAACAGCGGGGGATGCTGGAGGTCGAGGTGCCCGATGTGTTCGGGACCGGGGTCCGGGTGAGCGCGGAAGCGTGCCTGCCGTACGGCACATACATGGCGCCGCCGGTGGGTGCGGGCGTCTTCGTGGAATTCGAAGCCGGCGATCCCGAATCGCCGCTGTGGACCGCGGTCGTGCTGAATCCCGATGCGCAGGCGAAGGTTTCGGCCGACACCGTGCTGATCAAGCACACCGGTGACGGACTGATCTCGATCGACGAGAAGGGCGGCGTGCTGCTGTCGAGTCCGGCGGGGTCGTATCTGCACCTGGACGCGGCCGGCGAATCGGCGACGCTGGCCGAGGGGCACGGCAACTTTCTCGCGATGGGGGACAAGGGAATCGGCGTGATCAACGCCGAGGGCGCGGTCGTGAACGTCACCGGCGACACGGTGCACATCCGGGCGGCGAAGGTCGTGCTGGAGGCGACCACGGTGGCCCTGGGCGCGGGCGCCACCGATACCGCCGTGCTCGGCAGCGGCATGGAGGCGCTGTGGACGCTGCTGGTCAGCCATGTCCACCCGCCGGGCGGGCCGTCGCCGCAGCTGGCGGTGCTGCCCAAGCTGGTCCCCGGTGTGCACCTGAGCAGTTCGGTGGTCGTGAAATGA